In one Pseudomonas purpurea genomic region, the following are encoded:
- a CDS encoding LysR substrate-binding domain-containing protein — protein sequence MDIRHFRYFLAVARQRNFTRAAEQLGIAPPTLSRQIQDLESALGTRLFLRGQREVSLTEAGAALVIEAEATVRQFEVAQRNAQRAGRGEIGHIEVGYVASAVYGGLLQKHVQVFSRNHADVSLSVREMSMAALPAMVVDGRFDIGYVRSPMNLPEGLEAIHLDAEGFVLALPADSWLGRLPDIAPQHLHNETFILPEQINGTLQIAALGGFAPRLGPQPGGLVAVIALVSLGQGVAVVPASVVGHVSLPNVLYRPIRGSEASSWLSLIHRRFEKAPAVARYIERVKSG from the coding sequence ATTGATATCCGGCACTTTCGTTACTTTCTGGCGGTGGCCCGACAGCGCAACTTCACCCGCGCGGCCGAGCAACTGGGCATCGCGCCGCCGACCTTGAGCCGGCAGATCCAGGACCTGGAAAGCGCCCTCGGCACGCGGTTGTTCCTGCGCGGTCAGCGCGAAGTCAGCCTGACCGAGGCGGGCGCGGCGCTGGTGATCGAGGCCGAGGCCACGGTGCGCCAGTTCGAGGTGGCCCAGCGCAATGCGCAGCGGGCCGGGCGGGGAGAGATCGGTCATATCGAGGTCGGGTATGTAGCCTCGGCGGTGTATGGCGGGTTGCTGCAAAAACACGTTCAGGTGTTCAGCCGAAACCATGCGGATGTCAGCCTCAGCGTTCGGGAAATGTCCATGGCGGCGCTGCCGGCGATGGTCGTCGATGGTCGATTCGACATCGGCTATGTCCGCTCCCCGATGAACCTGCCCGAAGGCCTGGAAGCCATTCACCTGGACGCCGAAGGGTTTGTCCTGGCGCTGCCGGCCGATTCCTGGCTGGGGCGTTTACCGGACATCGCCCCGCAACACCTGCACAACGAGACGTTCATCCTCCCGGAGCAGATCAACGGCACGTTGCAGATTGCCGCTCTCGGCGGTTTCGCACCGCGCCTGGGCCCTCAACCCGGCGGGTTGGTGGCGGTGATTGCGCTGGTGTCGTTGGGGCAGGGCGTGGCGGTGGTGCCCGCATCGGTGGTGGGTCACGTCAGCCTGCCGAATGTGCTGTATCGGCCGATCAGGGGCAGCGAAGCGTCGTCCTGGTTGTCATTGATCCACCGCCGCTTCGAAAAGGCCCCGGCAGTGGCGCGCTACATTGAGCGGGTCAAAAGTGGCTGA
- a CDS encoding MFS transporter codes for MNRASPRMTLLTASGVCSLIVLDTNIVAVSLPSIARDLGANFADIEWVVSAYMLAFAALLLPAGSIADRFGRQKTLLCGLGIFILASLGCGAAPNALLLDIARAIKGVGAALLLTSALASIGHTFHDEVERAKAWAFWGACMGVAMTAAPTVGGLITEFIGWRWIFYLNLPVGLLLMAMVWRAVPESRDTQAARLDPWGSLAFSASLLCLIWGLIEANRIGWSNPLTYARLLGGIGLLGLFVVIERMQRRPMVDLQLFKHPRFIGALLGMFAYAGCAQVMMTLLPFYLQNGLGFSAIASGLGMLPFALTMLICPRIGVRLASRYAPATLMAAGLTLVGAGNLLSAWAVDSGGYLSFALAIAVTGAGAGLLNGDTQKNIMACVPRDRAGMASGMSTTMRFSAIMLAIGVFGALLASHTEHLLHTGLSTSGSPWLEHTRDIASRVVAGDMAAAMGTLPESARSIVAPLAQQAFVGGFSRVLWVAGLLALLGALVVGTLMRNPVPQAQSYSLRVE; via the coding sequence ATGAACCGCGCCAGCCCGCGCATGACGCTGCTGACTGCGTCCGGGGTCTGCTCGCTGATCGTGCTCGACACCAACATCGTCGCCGTCTCGCTGCCGAGTATCGCCCGTGACCTGGGGGCCAATTTCGCCGACATCGAATGGGTGGTCAGCGCCTACATGCTCGCGTTTGCGGCCCTGCTGTTGCCGGCCGGCAGCATCGCCGACCGTTTCGGCCGCCAGAAAACCCTGCTCTGTGGCCTGGGCATTTTCATCCTCGCGTCCCTGGGTTGCGGCGCGGCGCCGAACGCGCTGTTGCTGGACATCGCCCGGGCGATCAAAGGCGTCGGTGCGGCGCTGTTGCTGACCTCGGCCCTGGCGTCCATCGGCCACACCTTTCACGACGAAGTCGAGCGCGCCAAGGCCTGGGCATTCTGGGGCGCCTGCATGGGCGTTGCGATGACCGCCGCGCCGACCGTCGGCGGCCTGATCACCGAGTTCATCGGCTGGCGCTGGATTTTCTACCTCAACCTGCCGGTGGGCCTGCTGTTGATGGCGATGGTCTGGCGCGCCGTGCCAGAATCGCGCGACACCCAGGCCGCCCGACTCGACCCCTGGGGCAGCCTGGCGTTCAGCGCCAGCCTGCTGTGCCTGATCTGGGGGCTGATCGAAGCCAACCGCATTGGCTGGAGCAACCCGCTGACGTACGCACGCCTGCTCGGCGGTATCGGTCTGCTGGGGCTGTTCGTGGTGATCGAACGGATGCAGCGCCGGCCGATGGTCGACCTGCAACTGTTCAAGCACCCGCGCTTCATCGGTGCCTTGCTCGGCATGTTTGCCTACGCCGGGTGCGCTCAGGTGATGATGACCCTGCTGCCGTTTTACCTGCAAAACGGTTTGGGGTTCTCGGCCATTGCCTCAGGGTTGGGCATGCTGCCCTTTGCGCTGACCATGCTGATCTGCCCGCGCATCGGTGTGCGGCTGGCCTCGCGTTACGCCCCGGCCACATTGATGGCGGCGGGACTGACGCTGGTCGGCGCCGGCAACCTGCTCAGTGCCTGGGCGGTCGACAGCGGTGGCTACTTGAGCTTTGCCCTGGCGATTGCCGTGACGGGCGCTGGCGCCGGGTTGCTCAACGGCGACACGCAGAAAAACATCATGGCCTGCGTGCCACGGGACCGCGCCGGTATGGCCTCGGGCATGAGCACCACCATGCGCTTCAGCGCGATCATGCTGGCCATCGGGGTATTCGGTGCATTGCTCGCCAGCCACACCGAACACCTGTTGCACACCGGCCTTTCGACCTCGGGTTCGCCATGGCTTGAGCACACGCGCGACATCGCTTCACGGGTGGTGGCCGGTGACATGGCGGCGGCCATGGGCACCTTGCCGGAGTCGGCACGGTCAATCGTTGCGCCGCTGGCACAGCAAGCGTTCGTCGGTGGCTTCAGTCGGGTGTTGTGGGTCGCCGGGTTACTGGCGTTGCTGGGGGCACTGGTGGTCGGCACGCTGATGCGCAATCCCGTGCCGCAAGCACAATCCTATTCATTGAGGGTGGAGTAG
- a CDS encoding DUF2182 domain-containing protein: protein MPTYLLVAALTLGARPWLILISLAGWGLLLGAVQMLSIPAYCGTFPALDSAASWAGVEQALLFNPPRQLLSSWWLMLLAMMPLLLIHPLEHVWQRSLSRKRWQAVALFVFGFVAAWTLAGVVLMTVTVGARVMLGLSQVTAFVAALGLGLVWQASPFKQRCLNRCHYRPRISAFGFAFVRDCLRYGVVSGGWCIGSCWPLMLLPMLADQGHLPMMALAMGWMILERMQRAQPPRWHSPFHLRLFR, encoded by the coding sequence GTGCCCACCTACCTTCTGGTCGCCGCGTTGACCCTGGGCGCCCGGCCATGGCTGATCCTGATCAGCCTGGCCGGTTGGGGGTTGCTGTTGGGTGCGGTGCAGATGCTGTCGATTCCGGCGTACTGCGGGACATTTCCGGCGCTCGACTCTGCCGCGAGCTGGGCGGGAGTTGAACAGGCGTTGCTGTTCAATCCGCCGCGTCAGTTGCTGTCTTCGTGGTGGTTGATGCTGCTGGCGATGATGCCCTTGTTGCTGATTCATCCTCTTGAGCATGTGTGGCAGCGCAGCCTGTCGAGAAAGCGCTGGCAGGCGGTGGCCTTGTTCGTGTTCGGTTTTGTAGCGGCCTGGACCCTGGCCGGTGTGGTGCTGATGACCGTGACGGTGGGGGCGAGGGTGATGCTGGGGCTTTCCCAGGTGACGGCGTTTGTCGCCGCCTTGGGGCTGGGCCTGGTGTGGCAGGCTTCGCCGTTCAAACAGAGGTGCCTGAACCGCTGCCATTACCGGCCGAGGATTTCGGCATTCGGCTTCGCTTTTGTTCGGGACTGTTTGAGGTACGGCGTGGTCAGCGGTGGCTGGTGCATCGGTTCCTGCTGGCCACTGATGCTGTTGCCGATGCTTGCCGATCAAGGGCATCTGCCGATGATGGCGCTGGCCATGGGGTGGATGATTCTGGAGCGCATGCAACGGGCACAACCGCCACGCTGGCATTCGCCGTTTCACCTGCGGTTGTTTCGCTGA